One genomic segment of Terrihabitans soli includes these proteins:
- the efp gene encoding elongation factor P has translation MCDTGARIGGKAAIFTQGQVVKVIASSLRKGNVIDVDGKLYVILTAENIHPGKGTPVTQLDMRRLTDGVKVSERYRTTEQVERAFVEDRDYNFLYSDDDAFHFMNPENYEQIAVPTDVVGDQAAYLQENMKVQLATHNGVALSMTLPRSVILEISETEPAMKGQTASSSFKPAILSNGVRTLVPPHIQAGTRVVIATEDGSYMERAKD, from the coding sequence ATGTGCGACACGGGCGCCCGGATCGGCGGCAAGGCCGCCATATTTACCCAAGGACAGGTCGTGAAGGTTATCGCCAGCTCCCTGCGCAAAGGCAATGTCATCGATGTCGATGGCAAGCTCTATGTCATTCTCACCGCGGAAAACATTCATCCCGGCAAGGGCACGCCCGTCACGCAGCTCGATATGCGCCGCCTGACGGACGGCGTGAAGGTCTCCGAGCGCTACCGCACCACCGAACAGGTCGAACGGGCTTTCGTCGAGGACCGCGACTACAATTTCCTCTATTCCGACGACGACGCCTTTCACTTCATGAATCCCGAGAATTACGAGCAGATCGCCGTCCCGACCGACGTGGTCGGCGATCAGGCCGCCTATCTGCAGGAAAACATGAAGGTGCAGCTGGCGACCCATAACGGCGTCGCCCTGTCCATGACCCTGCCGCGCAGCGTCATTCTCGAGATTTCCGAGACCGAGCCCGCGATGAAAGGCCAGACGGCCTCCTCGTCCTTCAAGCCCGCCATCCTGTCGAACGGCGTCCGGACCCTTGTTCCGCCGCATATTCAGGCGGGCACCCGCGTCGTCATCGCGACCGAAGACGGCTCCTATATGGAACGCGCTAAGGATTAG